One Kaistella polysaccharea DNA segment encodes these proteins:
- a CDS encoding MBL fold metallo-hydrolase, producing MIPFFSFAALAVAAVFLFLQQPQFGKAPSGKRLERIIKSPHYKKDKFDNIKVTPQLAEGTSITGVIFRFIFEKNKNLKPQQKFKFTKTDLINLDPTENVYVWMGHSSYYIQIEGKRILVDPVFSGNASPVNFTTKAFEGTDLYSTDDIPELDYLIITHDHWDHLDYKTVKKLNPKAKQVITGLGTGEHLEYWKYDPKKIIELDWGENFDLGNGFKVYVETARHFSGRGLKRNQAIWASFIFETSERKIYIGGDSGFDDHFEKIGNRFGGFDLAILELGQYNEDWRYIHMLPEEFLVASKNLKAKRIIPVHNSKFALSLHDWKEPLQKVTALNERENLRFITPKIGEKVNWENEQKVYEKWWESYE from the coding sequence ATGATTCCATTCTTTAGTTTTGCGGCACTCGCTGTGGCCGCCGTATTTCTCTTTCTTCAACAGCCACAATTTGGGAAAGCACCGTCGGGAAAGCGCTTGGAAAGAATTATCAAATCGCCGCACTATAAAAAAGATAAATTTGATAATATTAAGGTTACGCCTCAACTTGCGGAAGGAACTTCCATTACCGGTGTAATTTTTCGGTTTATATTCGAAAAAAATAAAAACCTAAAACCACAGCAGAAATTTAAATTTACCAAAACAGATTTAATAAATTTAGACCCGACAGAAAATGTTTACGTGTGGATGGGTCATTCTTCTTATTACATTCAAATTGAGGGTAAGAGAATTCTTGTAGATCCGGTTTTTAGTGGAAATGCCTCACCAGTAAATTTCACAACCAAGGCATTTGAAGGAACAGACCTATATTCTACGGACGATATCCCAGAATTGGATTATTTAATAATCACGCACGATCACTGGGATCATCTGGATTATAAAACGGTAAAGAAACTCAATCCAAAAGCAAAGCAAGTCATTACAGGCCTAGGAACGGGCGAACATTTAGAATATTGGAAATATGACCCTAAAAAAATTATTGAATTAGATTGGGGCGAAAATTTCGATTTAGGTAACGGTTTTAAAGTCTATGTTGAAACTGCGCGCCACTTTTCTGGGCGCGGTTTAAAACGAAATCAGGCAATTTGGGCGAGTTTTATTTTTGAAACTTCAGAGCGGAAAATCTATATCGGTGGAGATTCTGGATTTGATGATCATTTCGAAAAAATAGGAAATCGTTTTGGTGGCTTTGATTTAGCGATTTTAGAACTTGGACAATACAACGAAGATTGGCGCTACATTCACATGCTACCCGAAGAATTCCTAGTTGCATCAAAAAATCTAAAAGCAAAAAGAATTATTCCCGTGCACAATTCCAAATTCGCCCTGTCTTTGCATGACTGGAAAGAACCTTTGCAAAAAGTTACAGCGCTTAATGAAAGAGAGAATCTGCGTTTTATTACCCCAAAAATCGGCGAAAAAGTGAATTGGGAAAATGAACAAAAGGTCTACGAAAAGTGGTGGGAATCGTACGAGTAA
- a CDS encoding DUF1569 domain-containing protein: MQDVFNAKESQIYIDRINNLTPFAVPLWGKMSVDQMLAHCNVTYEMVYEPQKHKSPGGLAKFILKKFVKPKVVGEKAYSKNSPTSPQFLIKERQDFILEKKRLIGFIQKTQQLGREAFDGKESFSFGKLKAQEWNNMFAKHLNHHLDQFGV, encoded by the coding sequence ATGCAAGACGTTTTCAACGCCAAAGAATCACAAATTTACATCGACAGAATCAACAATCTTACTCCTTTTGCGGTACCGCTTTGGGGAAAAATGTCTGTAGATCAGATGTTGGCGCACTGCAATGTTACTTATGAGATGGTTTATGAACCTCAAAAACATAAATCTCCGGGCGGTCTTGCAAAATTTATATTGAAAAAATTTGTAAAACCGAAGGTTGTGGGGGAAAAAGCTTATTCTAAAAATTCGCCGACTTCACCGCAATTTTTAATTAAAGAACGTCAGGATTTTATTCTGGAAAAAAAGCGTCTCATTGGCTTTATTCAGAAAACACAACAGTTAGGTAGAGAGGCTTTCGACGGTAAAGAATCTTTTTCTTTCGGAAAACTGAAAGCCCAGGAATGGAATAACATGTTCGCGAAACATTTGAATCATCATCTGGATCAATTTGGCGTTTAG
- a CDS encoding tryptophan-rich sensory protein, with protein MRKILQIANGFFLVFTIVFNYLSNTGIFNGKTIANVSNQYHNLFTPAGYAFSIWGLIYLLLIGFVFYTGRSLFNPSKNEADDFVEKIGWWFVISCVVNCVWILTWLYGFTGISVLVLLITFFSLLMILMQALKYNSGAAEKWFINFPFQIYAGWVSVALIAAASAWLTKIAWNGWGLSEISWTIILIIIALIIHLYMTWKKNAPVFSLVAVWALVAIAIANKAVSQQIYLMALVAAGILFVSSFIKIFFKKSNA; from the coding sequence ATGAGAAAAATACTACAAATTGCGAATGGCTTCTTTTTAGTCTTCACCATTGTCTTTAATTATTTAAGCAACACCGGAATTTTTAATGGAAAAACGATCGCGAATGTTTCAAATCAATATCACAATTTGTTTACACCGGCGGGTTATGCCTTTTCAATTTGGGGGCTTATCTATTTGCTTTTAATCGGATTCGTATTTTATACGGGTAGAAGTTTATTTAATCCATCTAAAAATGAAGCTGATGATTTTGTAGAAAAAATTGGCTGGTGGTTTGTGATTTCGTGTGTCGTGAACTGTGTCTGGATTTTGACGTGGTTATACGGTTTTACGGGTATTTCTGTACTTGTTCTATTAATCACTTTCTTTTCTCTTTTGATGATTTTAATGCAAGCTTTAAAATATAATTCAGGAGCCGCGGAAAAATGGTTTATTAATTTTCCTTTTCAAATTTACGCTGGTTGGGTAAGTGTTGCATTGATTGCAGCAGCGTCGGCATGGCTGACTAAAATAGCGTGGAACGGTTGGGGATTATCTGAAATATCCTGGACTATTATTTTAATAATTATTGCCTTAATCATACATTTGTACATGACTTGGAAAAAAAATGCACCTGTTTTTTCCTTGGTTGCAGTTTGGGCATTGGTTGCGATCGCGATTGCTAATAAAGCAGTAAGCCAACAAATTTATTTAATGGCACTCGTTGCTGCCGGAATTTTATTCGTCAGCAGTTTTATTAAAATATTTTTTAAAAAATCGAATGCATAA
- a CDS encoding VOC family protein produces the protein MASIHPYLTFDGTCEEAFNFYKSVFGGEFPMVGRFGEMPAPEGMPPLPEELKNRIMHISLPISDETILMGSDTMPGIHDHQIGNNVSLSVNTTSKEEADHIFNGLSAEGTVTMPLEETFWGAYFGMWTDKFGILWMVNYDDPTKVQPH, from the coding sequence ATGGCTTCTATTCATCCTTATCTTACGTTTGACGGTACTTGCGAAGAAGCATTCAATTTCTATAAATCTGTATTTGGCGGTGAATTTCCTATGGTTGGTCGGTTTGGCGAAATGCCCGCGCCGGAAGGAATGCCCCCTTTGCCTGAGGAATTAAAAAATCGAATCATGCACATTTCGCTTCCTATTTCCGATGAAACTATTTTAATGGGCAGCGACACCATGCCCGGTATTCACGATCACCAAATTGGGAACAATGTATCATTGTCGGTTAATACCACTTCGAAAGAAGAAGCAGACCATATTTTTAACGGACTTTCTGCAGAAGGAACGGTCACAATGCCTCTAGAGGAAACCTTCTGGGGCGCTTATTTTGGGATGTGGACCGATAAGTTTGGTATTCTCTGGATGGTGAATTATGATGATCCTACTAAAGTTCAACCACATTAA
- a CDS encoding 3-oxoadipyl-CoA thiolase: MKNAYIIDGTRSAIGNFKGSLAPVRTDDLMASVLKSLIKKNPGLPLDKIDDVIIGCANQAGEDNRNIARMALLLAGIPINVPGETVNRLCASGMSSIVQAMRAIKSDEGDLFIAGGVEGMSRAPYVLSKSASAFGTDSKMFDSSFGWRFINPEMEKTYGIDAMGKTAENLAEMYHITREEQDDFALNSQMKAAKAQENGRLGEEISEIVIPQRKGDAIIINKDEFIKPNSTLEVLGKLRPAFVKENGSVTAGNASGLNDGAAAVIMASDEAVKKYGLKPLAKIVCSAVVGVEPKIMGIGPVDATKLALKRAGLTLDQIDIIELNEAFAAQSIAVLKELGLKNDDPRVNVNGGAIALGHPLGMSGTRITYSAALELSKTGKRYALATMCIGVGQGYAVILENVNL, from the coding sequence ATGAAAAACGCATATATCATCGATGGAACCCGCTCTGCCATCGGGAATTTTAAAGGAAGTTTGGCACCGGTCAGAACTGATGATTTAATGGCTTCGGTATTGAAAAGTTTAATTAAAAAAAATCCTGGATTACCACTAGATAAAATTGACGATGTCATTATCGGTTGCGCCAATCAAGCGGGAGAAGACAATCGAAATATTGCAAGAATGGCTTTGCTGTTAGCTGGAATTCCCATTAATGTTCCCGGAGAAACCGTAAACAGATTGTGTGCCTCAGGAATGAGTTCTATTGTTCAGGCGATGCGAGCTATAAAATCAGATGAGGGAGATTTATTTATTGCGGGCGGCGTTGAAGGAATGTCGAGAGCGCCTTATGTTTTATCAAAATCAGCATCCGCATTTGGGACAGATTCTAAAATGTTCGATTCCAGTTTTGGGTGGCGTTTCATCAATCCAGAAATGGAAAAAACCTATGGAATTGATGCCATGGGAAAAACAGCGGAGAATCTCGCGGAAATGTATCATATTACACGTGAAGAACAGGATGATTTTGCTTTGAACTCTCAAATGAAAGCTGCAAAAGCCCAGGAAAACGGTCGGTTGGGAGAAGAAATTTCTGAAATTGTCATTCCGCAACGAAAAGGAGATGCAATTATAATCAATAAAGATGAATTTATAAAACCCAATTCAACTTTAGAAGTTTTAGGCAAACTTAGACCTGCTTTTGTAAAAGAAAATGGCAGCGTCACCGCCGGAAACGCCTCCGGATTAAATGACGGTGCAGCGGCTGTAATCATGGCGTCGGATGAGGCGGTAAAAAAGTATGGATTGAAACCTTTGGCGAAAATTGTTTGTTCTGCTGTTGTGGGTGTGGAACCCAAAATCATGGGAATTGGTCCCGTTGACGCCACAAAATTAGCCTTAAAAAGAGCGGGTTTAACATTGGATCAGATTGATATTATCGAATTAAATGAAGCTTTCGCCGCACAAAGTATTGCAGTACTAAAAGAACTTGGACTGAAAAACGACGATCCTCGCGTAAATGTGAATGGTGGCGCGATCGCATTAGGTCATCCACTTGGGATGAGCGGAACCAGAATTACGTATTCTGCTGCTTTGGAACTCAGCAAAACTGGAAAAAGATATGCCTTGGCAACAATGTGTATTGGTGTCGGACAAGGTTACGCCGTAATTTTGGAGAATGTGAATTTGTAA
- the tatC gene encoding twin-arginine translocase subunit TatC, with protein MIEGKEMSFLGHIGELRGHLIRSLIAVVVCAIVIGFNVNWIMDHIFFGPTRNDFFTFRVVNHFSREIIGEDSITLPGNFAVQQKKLFEQFNVMMAVSIFGGLVAAFPYLIWELWRFISPALHPKERKNSVFVINFIWILFALGILCGYFLILPFAINFGLLFKVSDTITQLFDLTDYTTLFLQIVLGMGLVFLFPVIVYFMTSIGILTPQFMRKYRKHAIVLIMVVAAIITPADVLSMMMAALPLLLLYEFSIMMSSYTFKKVQKRKLEDL; from the coding sequence GTGATCGAAGGAAAAGAAATGTCCTTTTTAGGACATATAGGTGAATTAAGAGGACATTTAATCCGTTCTTTGATTGCCGTAGTGGTATGCGCCATCGTCATTGGGTTTAATGTAAATTGGATAATGGATCATATTTTTTTCGGTCCCACGAGAAATGATTTTTTCACTTTCCGAGTGGTGAATCATTTTTCCCGCGAAATTATCGGTGAAGACAGCATCACATTACCCGGAAATTTTGCAGTGCAGCAGAAAAAACTTTTTGAACAGTTTAATGTCATGATGGCTGTTTCTATATTTGGTGGTCTGGTTGCTGCTTTCCCCTACCTGATCTGGGAATTATGGCGTTTTATTTCTCCTGCTTTACATCCAAAAGAACGGAAAAACTCAGTATTTGTGATCAATTTTATTTGGATTTTATTCGCTTTAGGAATCTTATGTGGATATTTCCTTATTCTGCCATTTGCCATTAATTTTGGACTATTATTTAAAGTATCTGATACCATCACCCAACTTTTTGATCTTACAGATTACACCACATTATTTTTGCAAATTGTCCTGGGAATGGGATTGGTTTTCCTTTTTCCTGTGATTGTATATTTCATGACATCAATTGGAATTCTTACGCCGCAATTTATGCGCAAGTATCGTAAACACGCGATTGTATTGATTATGGTTGTCGCTGCGATTATCACGCCGGCAGACGTTTTAAGTATGATGATGGCAGCATTACCGCTTCTTCTGCTCTATGAATTCAGTATTATGATGAGCAGTTACACTTTCAAAAAAGTACAGAAGAGAAAACTAGAAGATCTATAA
- a CDS encoding SRPBCC family protein produces the protein MHENVVIKQRVNAPVEKVWNALTDKAQMKEWYFDIPDFELGVHNEFNFYEPGEEKKFHHHGQILEVIPQEKFKHTWSYPEFSKDKSIVKWRLEEDQDGTVITLTHKGLEYFDHLGSDFQKESFESGWNTLIGENLKKYVEK, from the coding sequence ATGCACGAAAATGTAGTTATTAAACAAAGAGTTAATGCGCCGGTTGAAAAGGTTTGGAACGCTTTGACCGATAAAGCGCAGATGAAAGAATGGTATTTTGATATTCCGGATTTTGAACTGGGTGTTCATAATGAGTTCAACTTTTATGAACCAGGGGAAGAGAAAAAATTCCATCATCATGGTCAAATTCTGGAAGTAATTCCTCAGGAAAAATTTAAACACACGTGGTCGTATCCAGAATTTTCTAAAGATAAATCTATTGTAAAATGGCGACTTGAAGAAGATCAAGATGGTACAGTAATAACTCTTACCCACAAAGGTCTGGAGTATTTCGACCATTTGGGCAGCGATTTTCAAAAAGAAAGTTTTGAGAGCGGATGGAATACATTAATCGGTGAAAATCTGAAAAAATACGTGGAAAAATAA
- a CDS encoding KpsF/GutQ family sugar-phosphate isomerase has protein sequence MNTQEILNLAKQALAIEIAELENLKNRLDSEFVRAVEIINKSSGKLIVVGIGKSAHVGNKMVATLNSTGTPSQFLHASEAIHGDLGVIQKSDVVLCISNSGNSPEIVTLLPFLKEYSSALIGMTGNSKSRLAESADVILDTYVEKEACPIKLAPTSSTTLQMALGDALAVCLMELNGFKENDFAKFHPGGSLGKNLTAKVEQFLSPQKPQVSENSSVRDIIISVSGSKHGITVVTDHDEIIGVITDGDLRRMLMSDQDFSKLTAKDIMSKNPKSIDKRMLAKEAMQILKDKNIGQLIVTEENKYFGIIDIHRLLDEGIN, from the coding sequence ATGAATACTCAGGAAATTCTAAACCTAGCTAAACAAGCACTTGCCATTGAAATCGCAGAGCTTGAAAACCTAAAAAACCGACTCGATTCAGAATTTGTGCGAGCGGTAGAAATTATTAATAAAAGCTCAGGAAAACTGATTGTTGTCGGAATTGGTAAATCTGCGCACGTGGGCAATAAAATGGTTGCTACCTTGAACTCGACTGGAACACCCTCTCAATTTTTACATGCGTCAGAAGCTATTCACGGTGATTTAGGAGTCATTCAAAAATCCGACGTTGTACTTTGTATTTCAAATTCGGGCAATTCCCCAGAGATTGTGACGCTCCTGCCCTTTTTAAAAGAATATTCATCTGCGCTTATTGGGATGACCGGAAATTCTAAAAGTAGACTTGCGGAATCTGCTGATGTTATTCTGGATACTTATGTTGAAAAAGAAGCCTGCCCAATAAAACTTGCACCTACAAGTTCTACAACATTACAAATGGCTTTGGGCGATGCTCTCGCAGTATGTCTGATGGAATTAAATGGCTTCAAAGAGAATGATTTCGCCAAATTTCATCCTGGTGGCAGTTTAGGAAAAAATCTAACTGCGAAAGTGGAACAGTTTCTATCTCCTCAAAAACCGCAGGTTTCAGAAAATTCCAGTGTTCGAGACATTATCATTTCCGTGAGCGGTTCAAAGCATGGAATTACGGTGGTGACGGATCACGACGAAATCATCGGCGTCATTACTGATGGAGATTTAAGGAGAATGCTCATGAGCGATCAGGATTTTTCAAAACTTACCGCCAAAGATATCATGAGTAAAAATCCAAAAAGCATTGACAAGCGTATGTTAGCAAAAGAAGCGATGCAGATTTTAAAAGATAAGAACATTGGTCAACTGATCGTCACGGAAGAAAATAAATACTTTGGTATCATTGATATTCACAGACTTTTAGATGAAGGAATAAATTAA
- the recQ gene encoding DNA helicase RecQ: MKTSHTDLSKELKKYFGFSTFKGHQETIINTLLSGQDVFVLMPTGGGKSLCYQLPALMCEGTAIVVSPLIALMKNQVDAINGLSSVEGIAHVLNSSLNKTQTKQVFDDIRSGVTKLLYVAPESLIKEEYLEFLREVQISFVAIDEAHCISEWGHDFRPEYRNLKTIIDKIADVPVIALTATATPKVQDDIQKTLGMTNAVVFKESFNRPNLFYEVRPKVNIDREIVKFINARKGKSGIVYCLSRRKVEEFAQVLQVNGINALPYHAGLDQKTRVMNQDKFLMEDADVIVATIAFGMGIDKPDVRFVIHYDIPKSLESYYQETGRAGRDGGEGYCLAFYDPKDIEKLEKFLAQKPVSEREIGLQLLNEVVGYVETSMSRRQYILYYFGEQFDPKTGLGWEMCDNATNPPTLKDASKELAIVLKLVKDLEEKFKTKDLIAVIVGKENPVTKSYKLENTKHFGIGKGESENFWKSIIRQATVQNFLQKDIETYGVLKLTEKGQKALAEKKDHVFFIAEDREYNLEQTKADSDKVQTQAGGGLDQALFVQLKELRKTIAKKQGKPPYTIFMDPSLEDMTVQYPITVEEIGNIYGVGDGKAKKYGKDFADFIKKYVEENNIERTQDMVMKTVANKSSHKVFIIQSTDKKIDLEDIAKAKNLSMDDLLKEMERIVYQGTKLNINYYIDENFDEDVVEEFMEFMGDSESDSMKILLAEFGDDLSDEEVRMLRIKFISDVAN, encoded by the coding sequence ATGAAAACCTCCCATACCGATTTATCTAAAGAACTCAAAAAATATTTCGGATTTTCTACATTTAAAGGTCATCAGGAGACCATTATAAATACTTTGTTAAGCGGTCAAGACGTTTTTGTTTTGATGCCAACTGGCGGCGGAAAGTCGCTCTGCTATCAATTACCCGCATTAATGTGCGAGGGAACTGCAATTGTCGTTTCACCGCTGATCGCATTAATGAAAAATCAAGTTGACGCAATTAATGGTCTTTCTTCGGTCGAAGGTATTGCACATGTACTAAATTCTTCCCTGAATAAAACCCAGACGAAGCAAGTTTTTGATGATATCCGATCTGGTGTAACCAAATTACTGTATGTCGCCCCAGAATCTTTAATAAAGGAAGAATATCTGGAGTTTTTGCGAGAAGTTCAAATCTCATTTGTAGCAATTGATGAAGCGCATTGCATTTCTGAATGGGGGCATGATTTCCGTCCCGAATACCGTAATCTCAAAACCATTATTGATAAAATTGCTGATGTTCCTGTGATCGCTTTAACCGCAACTGCCACACCGAAAGTTCAGGATGATATTCAGAAAACTTTGGGAATGACCAATGCGGTGGTTTTTAAAGAAAGTTTTAACCGTCCGAATTTATTTTACGAAGTACGACCCAAGGTAAATATTGACCGTGAAATTGTCAAATTCATCAATGCTAGGAAAGGGAAATCTGGTATCGTGTATTGCCTGAGTCGTCGGAAAGTTGAGGAGTTTGCGCAAGTTCTTCAGGTAAACGGAATTAATGCGCTCCCTTATCATGCTGGTTTAGACCAAAAAACAAGAGTCATGAATCAGGATAAGTTCCTGATGGAAGATGCCGACGTCATTGTTGCTACCATCGCTTTCGGAATGGGAATCGATAAACCGGATGTGCGCTTTGTGATTCATTATGATATTCCAAAATCGTTAGAAAGCTATTACCAGGAAACCGGACGTGCCGGAAGAGATGGTGGAGAAGGATATTGTCTGGCTTTTTATGATCCAAAAGATATTGAAAAACTAGAGAAATTTTTGGCGCAAAAGCCGGTTTCGGAAAGAGAAATTGGATTACAGCTTTTAAATGAAGTTGTTGGTTATGTAGAAACATCCATGAGTCGCCGACAATATATCTTGTACTATTTTGGCGAGCAATTCGATCCCAAAACGGGACTAGGCTGGGAAATGTGCGACAATGCTACCAATCCTCCGACTCTAAAAGATGCTTCTAAAGAGCTGGCAATCGTTTTAAAGCTGGTTAAAGATTTGGAGGAAAAATTTAAGACCAAAGATTTAATTGCAGTCATTGTCGGTAAAGAAAATCCTGTTACAAAATCATACAAATTAGAAAACACAAAGCATTTTGGTATTGGTAAAGGAGAATCAGAAAATTTCTGGAAATCCATTATTCGTCAAGCTACGGTGCAGAATTTCCTTCAGAAAGATATTGAAACCTATGGTGTTCTTAAATTAACTGAAAAAGGACAAAAAGCATTAGCTGAGAAAAAAGATCATGTTTTCTTTATTGCTGAAGATCGTGAATATAATTTGGAACAGACCAAAGCAGATTCTGACAAAGTGCAGACGCAAGCTGGCGGCGGACTCGATCAAGCATTATTTGTTCAGTTGAAAGAGTTGCGTAAAACTATTGCCAAGAAGCAGGGAAAGCCACCTTACACCATTTTCATGGACCCAAGCTTGGAAGATATGACGGTACAATACCCGATTACGGTAGAAGAGATTGGAAATATTTACGGAGTTGGAGATGGTAAGGCGAAAAAATATGGAAAAGATTTCGCAGATTTTATAAAGAAATATGTAGAAGAAAATAATATCGAGCGAACTCAGGATATGGTGATGAAAACCGTCGCCAATAAATCCAGTCATAAAGTCTTTATCATCCAAAGCACTGACAAAAAAATCGATCTGGAAGATATAGCGAAGGCTAAAAATCTTTCGATGGACGATTTGCTGAAAGAGATGGAGCGAATTGTATATCAGGGAACGAAGCTCAATATTAATTATTATATCGACGAAAATTTCGATGAAGATGTTGTTGAAGAATTTATGGAATTTATGGGAGATAGCGAAAGTGACAGCATGA
- a CDS encoding ABC transporter permease, translating into MKQIKYLLKREFRLFLTNKTLISVFFLAPVFYALLIGFTYQSGKVENIPVIVVNHDNTPLSDQLLEMLQDSKAIKVLSYINEPANLKDETIKTEAAAVIIIPERFEAMMLQKKYPEVNVYVNTSNVLTANFATKAIQQTLGTFSAGAEIKALQKKGMNADLAKTQFEPFKANYITLFNTTSNYLVFMWPAMMAVVLQQVILLAMAVSFSEEFKRESFIKDFAGKEKYAVAVMAIKCLPIWVFANFNILFFYLCSLYFKIPVPDNVWNFFLITAVFVVAATNLGVLVSIVIPDALKATQYLMVIASPAFIISGFTWPTYAMPEFIKNFTAIIPLTPYLEALKIMVVQNGSAILTKKYLVHLLILGWVYFIIGWIALKIKIHFLFKKYNISEDYEEEIPSQENPNLIIDDENFLN; encoded by the coding sequence ATGAAACAAATTAAATATTTATTAAAAAGGGAATTCCGCCTGTTCTTAACGAACAAGACCTTGATCTCGGTTTTCTTTTTAGCGCCGGTTTTCTATGCATTATTAATCGGATTTACGTATCAATCCGGGAAAGTAGAAAACATTCCAGTGATCGTGGTGAATCACGACAACACGCCTTTGTCAGACCAACTTTTGGAAATGCTTCAGGACAGCAAAGCGATAAAAGTGCTGAGTTACATCAACGAACCGGCAAACCTGAAAGATGAAACCATAAAAACGGAAGCCGCCGCGGTAATCATCATTCCCGAACGTTTCGAAGCCATGATGCTGCAGAAGAAATATCCGGAAGTGAATGTTTATGTGAACACTTCCAACGTGTTAACCGCGAATTTCGCCACCAAAGCCATTCAACAAACCCTGGGAACTTTTTCGGCCGGAGCAGAAATAAAAGCATTGCAAAAAAAAGGAATGAACGCAGATTTGGCGAAAACCCAGTTCGAACCTTTCAAAGCTAATTATATTACGCTCTTCAACACGACCAGCAATTACCTAGTTTTTATGTGGCCCGCAATGATGGCGGTCGTTTTACAGCAGGTGATTTTACTCGCGATGGCTGTTTCATTTTCCGAAGAATTTAAAAGAGAATCCTTCATTAAAGATTTTGCAGGCAAGGAAAAATATGCAGTTGCCGTGATGGCGATAAAATGTCTTCCAATCTGGGTTTTTGCGAATTTCAATATTCTTTTCTTCTATCTGTGCAGTCTCTATTTCAAAATTCCCGTCCCAGATAATGTCTGGAATTTCTTCCTAATCACCGCAGTTTTTGTCGTCGCAGCAACCAATCTCGGCGTTTTGGTCAGTATCGTAATTCCTGATGCGCTGAAAGCAACTCAGTATTTAATGGTTATTGCGTCGCCTGCATTTATCATCAGTGGATTTACATGGCCGACTTACGCTATGCCGGAATTTATCAAAAATTTCACTGCGATTATTCCTTTAACGCCTTATTTAGAAGCGCTGAAGATTATGGTTGTTCAAAACGGATCTGCAATTTTGACTAAAAAATATCTGGTTCACTTGCTGATTTTAGGTTGGGTTTATTTCATTATCGGCTGGATCGCTTTGAAAATTAAAATCCATTTCCTATTCAAAAAATATAATATTTCAGAAGATTACGAGGAGGAAATTCCTAGCCAAGAAAATCCGAATTTAATCATCGACGATGAAAATTTTCTGAATTAA
- a CDS encoding Crp/Fnr family transcriptional regulator — translation MKLLDQISKYIKVDAVTEDFFRNETQTKTFAKGELLSHQNTYNRNVYYMEEGLARTYYFEKGRDITTNFYSEGKSFGSIDTIFANVPTIYNIETLEESTITFCDYKKLEELCSVSLTSANFSRFLLGNLMTQMSKRVNSLQHMTAKEKYVQLLEENPNIILRAPLGMIATYLGISQETLSRIRSEI, via the coding sequence GTGAAACTTCTCGATCAAATTTCAAAATATATAAAAGTAGACGCTGTTACCGAAGATTTCTTTCGGAACGAAACCCAAACCAAAACTTTCGCAAAAGGCGAATTATTAAGCCATCAAAATACCTACAACCGAAACGTCTATTACATGGAAGAAGGTTTGGCAAGAACGTATTATTTTGAAAAAGGAAGAGACATTACCACCAACTTTTATTCTGAAGGAAAATCTTTTGGTAGCATTGATACCATTTTCGCAAACGTTCCCACCATTTATAATATCGAAACTTTAGAAGAAAGCACCATCACTTTTTGTGATTATAAGAAACTCGAAGAATTATGTTCCGTTTCTTTGACCTCTGCAAATTTCAGTCGGTTTCTTTTGGGGAATTTAATGACCCAAATGTCTAAACGGGTCAACTCTTTGCAACACATGACTGCGAAAGAAAAGTACGTTCAACTTTTGGAGGAAAATCCGAATATAATTTTGAGAGCACCTTTGGGAATGATTGCCACTTACCTTGGGATTTCCCAGGAAACATTAAGTAGAATCAGAAGTGAAATTTAA